A window of the Pecten maximus chromosome 19, xPecMax1.1, whole genome shotgun sequence genome harbors these coding sequences:
- the LOC117318131 gene encoding retinoic acid receptor beta-like isoform X3, whose protein sequence is MNYQDFPLMYDFQGAMSDSPYGLDHGMDHGGYLTPNAYDQYLYGQKQGYLPQHHPQAHKSIFDGAGMYGEMQSPSNMSATSLSPSPPPPPRIYKPCVVCSDKSSGYHYGVSSCEGCKGFFRRSVQKNMQYTCHKDKNCPINKVTRNRCQYCRLQKCFASGMSKEAVRNDRNKKKKMKAENDSMDVACSTEEVTDDDMGILQEILDAHNSTFPNIEEEVLSPVSTNPALGSSEETEIKGEKDQDENCDKNKDKTVKLMLWERVTELSSKGIIKIVEFAKKITGFTSLSSSDQITLLKAACLEIMILRLCSRYNLDQDVMMFSGGLTLDRDQLQNGGFGSLTETIFKFASSLKMLEIDDMEFAVLSAVCLISGDRSGLENPRKIEEMQEPILEALKHYIRTRRKDQPITWAKMLMKVTDLRSISVKGAERVLHLRLEMPDELPPLIIEMLDRSENVCLP, encoded by the exons ATGAATTACCAAGATTTTCCTCTAATGTATGATTTCCAAG GTGCTATGAGTGATAGCCCCTATGGCCTTGACCATGGAATGGACCACGGAGGATACTTAACGCCCAATGCCTATGACCAGTACCTCTATGGCCAGAAACAGGGTTATCTCCCTCAACATCACCCACAGGCACACAAAT CCATATTTGATGGTGCAGGGATGTATGGCGAGATGCAGAGTCCTAGCAATATGTCAGCAACCAGTCTTTCCCCATCTCCACCCCCGCCTCCCCGAATATACAAACCATGTGTCGTGTGTAGTGACAAATCATCAGGGTATCACTATGGTGTCAGCTCCTGTGAAGGATGCAAG GGATTTTTCCGTCGAAGTGTACAAAAAAATATGCAATATACTTGCCACAAGGACAAAAACTGCCCTATCAACAAAGTAACGCGGAATCGCTGTCAGTACTGCCGACTACAAAAGTGCTTCGCCTCAGGAATGTCTAAAGAAG CTGTGAGAAATGATCGaaacaagaaaaagaaaatgaaagcCGAAAATGACAGTATGGATGTAGCATGCTCAACAGAAGAAGTTACGGACGATGATATGGGTATTTTACAAGAGATTCTTGATGCTCACAATTCCACATTTCCAAACATAGAAGAGGAGGTCTTGTCTCCTGTGAGTACGAACCCAGCGTTAGGCAGTTCGGAGGAGACCGAAATTAAAGGGGAAAAG gatcAAGATGAAAACTGTGACAAGAATAAAGATAAAACTGTGAAATTAATGTTGTGGGAACGTGTGACAGAACTTTCATCCAAAGGGATTATTAAAATAGTGGAATTTGCAAAAAAGATTACTGGATTTACTTCCCTTTCCTCATCAGATCAAATTACATTATTAAAGGCAGCCTGTTTAGAAATTATG ATATTACGATTGTGTTCACGGTACAACCTTGATCAGGATGTGATGATGTTCAGTGGAGGACTTACTCTGGATCGTGATCAGTTACAAAATGGAGGTTTCGGATCACTTACagaaacaatatttaaatttgctTCCTCTCTCAAAATGTTGGAAATTGATGATATGGAATTCGCTGTGTTATCTGCTGTGTGTTTAATAAGTGGAG ATCGATCCGGTTTAGAAAATCCACGAAAAATAGAAGAAATGCAGGAACCCATTTTAGAGGCCTTGAAACATTACATTAGAACAAGGCGGAAAGATCAACCAATTACGTGGGCGAAGATgttgatgaaggtgacagacTTGCGGAGTATAAGTGTGAAAG GAGCAGAAAGAGTGCTTCATCTGAGATTGGAAATGCCGGacgaattacctcccttgatcaTCGAGATGTTGGATAGATCAGAGAATGTGTGTTTGCCTTGA
- the LOC117318131 gene encoding retinoic acid receptor beta-like isoform X2, producing the protein MKALIMNPNMGTNPSLASDPTGHLQQLNHGHGAMSDSPYGLDHGMDHGGYLTPNAYDQYLYGQKQGYLPQHHPQAHKWMYGEMQSPSNMSATSLSPSPPPPPRIYKPCVVCSDKSSGYHYGVSSCEGCKGFFRRSVQKNMQYTCHKDKNCPINKVTRNRCQYCRLQKCFASGMSKEAVRNDRNKKKKMKAENDSMDVACSTEEVTDDDMGILQEILDAHNSTFPNIEEEVLSPVSTNPALGSSEETEIKGEKDQDENCDKNKDKTVKLMLWERVTELSSKGIIKIVEFAKKITGFTSLSSSDQITLLKAACLEIMILRLCSRYNLDQDVMMFSGGLTLDRDQLQNGGFGSLTETIFKFASSLKMLEIDDMEFAVLSAVCLISGDRSGLENPRKIEEMQEPILEALKHYIRTRRKDQPITWAKMLMKVTDLRSISVKGAERVLHLRLEMPDELPPLIIEMLDRSENVCLP; encoded by the exons GTGCTATGAGTGATAGCCCCTATGGCCTTGACCATGGAATGGACCACGGAGGATACTTAACGCCCAATGCCTATGACCAGTACCTCTATGGCCAGAAACAGGGTTATCTCCCTCAACATCACCCACAGGCACACAAAT GGATGTATGGCGAGATGCAGAGTCCTAGCAATATGTCAGCAACCAGTCTTTCCCCATCTCCACCCCCGCCTCCCCGAATATACAAACCATGTGTCGTGTGTAGTGACAAATCATCAGGGTATCACTATGGTGTCAGCTCCTGTGAAGGATGCAAG GGATTTTTCCGTCGAAGTGTACAAAAAAATATGCAATATACTTGCCACAAGGACAAAAACTGCCCTATCAACAAAGTAACGCGGAATCGCTGTCAGTACTGCCGACTACAAAAGTGCTTCGCCTCAGGAATGTCTAAAGAAG CTGTGAGAAATGATCGaaacaagaaaaagaaaatgaaagcCGAAAATGACAGTATGGATGTAGCATGCTCAACAGAAGAAGTTACGGACGATGATATGGGTATTTTACAAGAGATTCTTGATGCTCACAATTCCACATTTCCAAACATAGAAGAGGAGGTCTTGTCTCCTGTGAGTACGAACCCAGCGTTAGGCAGTTCGGAGGAGACCGAAATTAAAGGGGAAAAG gatcAAGATGAAAACTGTGACAAGAATAAAGATAAAACTGTGAAATTAATGTTGTGGGAACGTGTGACAGAACTTTCATCCAAAGGGATTATTAAAATAGTGGAATTTGCAAAAAAGATTACTGGATTTACTTCCCTTTCCTCATCAGATCAAATTACATTATTAAAGGCAGCCTGTTTAGAAATTATG ATATTACGATTGTGTTCACGGTACAACCTTGATCAGGATGTGATGATGTTCAGTGGAGGACTTACTCTGGATCGTGATCAGTTACAAAATGGAGGTTTCGGATCACTTACagaaacaatatttaaatttgctTCCTCTCTCAAAATGTTGGAAATTGATGATATGGAATTCGCTGTGTTATCTGCTGTGTGTTTAATAAGTGGAG ATCGATCCGGTTTAGAAAATCCACGAAAAATAGAAGAAATGCAGGAACCCATTTTAGAGGCCTTGAAACATTACATTAGAACAAGGCGGAAAGATCAACCAATTACGTGGGCGAAGATgttgatgaaggtgacagacTTGCGGAGTATAAGTGTGAAAG GAGCAGAAAGAGTGCTTCATCTGAGATTGGAAATGCCGGacgaattacctcccttgatcaTCGAGATGTTGGATAGATCAGAGAATGTGTGTTTGCCTTGA
- the LOC117318131 gene encoding retinoic acid receptor beta-like isoform X1: protein MKALIMNPNMGTNPSLASDPTGHLQQLNHGHGAMSDSPYGLDHGMDHGGYLTPNAYDQYLYGQKQGYLPQHHPQAHKSIFDGAGMYGEMQSPSNMSATSLSPSPPPPPRIYKPCVVCSDKSSGYHYGVSSCEGCKGFFRRSVQKNMQYTCHKDKNCPINKVTRNRCQYCRLQKCFASGMSKEAVRNDRNKKKKMKAENDSMDVACSTEEVTDDDMGILQEILDAHNSTFPNIEEEVLSPVSTNPALGSSEETEIKGEKDQDENCDKNKDKTVKLMLWERVTELSSKGIIKIVEFAKKITGFTSLSSSDQITLLKAACLEIMILRLCSRYNLDQDVMMFSGGLTLDRDQLQNGGFGSLTETIFKFASSLKMLEIDDMEFAVLSAVCLISGDRSGLENPRKIEEMQEPILEALKHYIRTRRKDQPITWAKMLMKVTDLRSISVKGAERVLHLRLEMPDELPPLIIEMLDRSENVCLP, encoded by the exons GTGCTATGAGTGATAGCCCCTATGGCCTTGACCATGGAATGGACCACGGAGGATACTTAACGCCCAATGCCTATGACCAGTACCTCTATGGCCAGAAACAGGGTTATCTCCCTCAACATCACCCACAGGCACACAAAT CCATATTTGATGGTGCAGGGATGTATGGCGAGATGCAGAGTCCTAGCAATATGTCAGCAACCAGTCTTTCCCCATCTCCACCCCCGCCTCCCCGAATATACAAACCATGTGTCGTGTGTAGTGACAAATCATCAGGGTATCACTATGGTGTCAGCTCCTGTGAAGGATGCAAG GGATTTTTCCGTCGAAGTGTACAAAAAAATATGCAATATACTTGCCACAAGGACAAAAACTGCCCTATCAACAAAGTAACGCGGAATCGCTGTCAGTACTGCCGACTACAAAAGTGCTTCGCCTCAGGAATGTCTAAAGAAG CTGTGAGAAATGATCGaaacaagaaaaagaaaatgaaagcCGAAAATGACAGTATGGATGTAGCATGCTCAACAGAAGAAGTTACGGACGATGATATGGGTATTTTACAAGAGATTCTTGATGCTCACAATTCCACATTTCCAAACATAGAAGAGGAGGTCTTGTCTCCTGTGAGTACGAACCCAGCGTTAGGCAGTTCGGAGGAGACCGAAATTAAAGGGGAAAAG gatcAAGATGAAAACTGTGACAAGAATAAAGATAAAACTGTGAAATTAATGTTGTGGGAACGTGTGACAGAACTTTCATCCAAAGGGATTATTAAAATAGTGGAATTTGCAAAAAAGATTACTGGATTTACTTCCCTTTCCTCATCAGATCAAATTACATTATTAAAGGCAGCCTGTTTAGAAATTATG ATATTACGATTGTGTTCACGGTACAACCTTGATCAGGATGTGATGATGTTCAGTGGAGGACTTACTCTGGATCGTGATCAGTTACAAAATGGAGGTTTCGGATCACTTACagaaacaatatttaaatttgctTCCTCTCTCAAAATGTTGGAAATTGATGATATGGAATTCGCTGTGTTATCTGCTGTGTGTTTAATAAGTGGAG ATCGATCCGGTTTAGAAAATCCACGAAAAATAGAAGAAATGCAGGAACCCATTTTAGAGGCCTTGAAACATTACATTAGAACAAGGCGGAAAGATCAACCAATTACGTGGGCGAAGATgttgatgaaggtgacagacTTGCGGAGTATAAGTGTGAAAG GAGCAGAAAGAGTGCTTCATCTGAGATTGGAAATGCCGGacgaattacctcccttgatcaTCGAGATGTTGGATAGATCAGAGAATGTGTGTTTGCCTTGA